A genomic window from Polaribacter gangjinensis includes:
- a CDS encoding IS110 family transposase, translated as MSKYKETFGIDISKDVFDCYGSVQGHLQFNNTEKGFLKFQKILGENSLVIMEATGYYHYRLAQFLYHNDQDVSVVNPLSVKRFIQMRLAKVKTDKSDSKAICEYGLINEVPLYTALNEAQSECLQLFRLMDSLLKNRTAKMNKIHGEEILGIPSKYVYSSLKRVKKQLDKEITGIEQKLLSLVKQDQQVQLTLLQSIPGIGVKTALFLIVVTDGFKKFENASQLCSYVGITPTIRESGSSVRARSRISKVGNRKLRNLLFLCSFSACKQNKACREIYERITNKGKSKKLALIAVSNKLLKQAFAIAKSGNPYEESFVSVMPK; from the coding sequence ATGAGTAAATATAAAGAAACTTTTGGAATTGACATCAGTAAAGATGTATTTGATTGTTATGGAAGTGTTCAGGGTCACTTACAATTTAACAATACAGAAAAAGGATTTCTAAAGTTTCAAAAGATTTTAGGAGAAAACAGTTTAGTTATCATGGAGGCTACAGGCTATTACCATTATCGTTTAGCACAGTTTTTGTATCACAATGATCAAGATGTTTCAGTAGTAAATCCTTTGTCAGTAAAGCGTTTTATACAAATGCGATTAGCAAAAGTTAAAACCGATAAAAGTGATTCAAAAGCGATTTGTGAGTATGGTCTAATCAATGAAGTTCCATTATACACAGCTCTCAACGAAGCTCAGAGTGAGTGTTTACAGTTATTTCGTTTGATGGATAGTTTACTAAAAAATCGAACAGCCAAAATGAATAAGATTCATGGCGAGGAGATTTTAGGGATTCCTTCAAAATATGTGTATAGTTCTTTAAAACGAGTTAAAAAACAGTTAGATAAAGAAATCACAGGGATAGAGCAGAAGCTACTTTCTTTAGTAAAACAAGACCAGCAAGTTCAATTAACCTTACTTCAAAGTATTCCTGGTATTGGAGTTAAAACAGCATTATTTTTAATAGTAGTAACAGATGGATTTAAAAAGTTTGAGAATGCTTCACAACTGTGCAGCTATGTGGGCATCACACCAACCATAAGAGAATCTGGCAGTAGTGTAAGAGCAAGAAGTAGAATAAGTAAGGTTGGAAACAGGAAACTACGCAACTTATTGTTTTTATGTTCCTTTAGTGCTTGTAAGCAAAATAAGGCTTGCAGAGAAATTTACGAGCGAATCACAAACAAAGGTAAAAGTAAAAAGTTGGCATTAATAGCAGTATCAAATAAGCTGTTAAAACAGGCATTTGCTATTGCAAAATCTGGAAATCCTTACGAAGAAAGTTTTGTATCAGTAATGCCTAAATAA
- a CDS encoding CPBP family intramembrane glutamic endopeptidase: MIGILVAIAISWLLLYLIEKKNILALGFLPIGKRLKQFLIGFLITGILCVLVQYLESYLKSSTWILNKEISSGIIIKSFWWDFKSVLTEELIFRGALLYILIQKIGSRKSILISAIAFGIYHWFSYGVLGNVMAMILVFIGTGLMGYAWAWAFSKTKSIMLPFGLHLGWNFIYNTIFSKGPLGELVLISKGGNDLTYWASLLNFVSGLVIVPIIVLIYVRYFVKEQTE; this comes from the coding sequence ATGATAGGAATTTTAGTAGCAATTGCCATTTCGTGGTTACTTTTATATCTGATTGAAAAGAAGAATATTTTAGCATTAGGATTTCTTCCAATTGGCAAAAGATTAAAACAATTCTTAATCGGATTTTTAATTACTGGAATACTTTGCGTTCTTGTTCAATATTTAGAATCATATCTAAAATCTTCGACTTGGATTTTGAATAAAGAAATTTCGAGCGGAATTATAATAAAATCTTTTTGGTGGGATTTTAAATCTGTATTGACAGAAGAACTGATTTTTCGTGGAGCTTTATTATATATTCTCATCCAAAAAATCGGCTCAAGAAAAAGTATCTTGATTTCTGCAATCGCATTCGGAATTTATCATTGGTTCTCATATGGAGTTTTAGGCAATGTAATGGCAATGATTTTAGTTTTTATCGGAACTGGATTAATGGGTTACGCTTGGGCTTGGGCTTTTTCAAAAACTAAATCAATAATGCTACCTTTCGGACTTCATTTGGGCTGGAATTTTATATACAACACAATATTTTCAAAAGGACCTTTAGGCGAATTAGTATTAATTTCAAAAGGTGGAAATGACTTAACCTATTGGGCTTCATTATTGAATTTTGTCAGTGGATTGGTCATAGTCCCTATTATAGTTCTGATTTACGTAAGATATTTTGTAAAAGAACAAACGGAATAA
- a CDS encoding ADP-ribosylglycohydrolase family protein, which produces MKPETKYKGAVKLAAIGDALGWITEFEKSSDSLKLKYGTDYVSNFYGWKKEVGGRFNGYIDNLTKGSYSDDTQLLLSVARSIKVDGTIDREYFSKIELPNWLLYARGAGRTIKNAARKIERKSAKWNSNFFSYKAGNTTIDYRESGANGAAMRILPIALANFGEIDKIKEEIFANSIVTHGHPRAIIGAMLYGYAVDTILKFRPEHFTYEAFLTELGKDIHLKLSIPFIQKANFSIWEKEWNSKAKIPFKEQYQTILDETQQYLRDVYKSLTNKIEDEKALRTLGCYHSDTKGSGTSTVIAGIFLCCKYHKEPIKGIEQAVNSIGTDTDSIAAFTGGLIGSLHGTSIIPDRFKSIQDSDYLENIAVRLLEISESRATEIKTERHSELKSINPINKDNFELGEYVFFLPLGKGKVVHIDRQDTLTKGKYNLIIDVEFDLGQSCRFAQILNKTEKEISKSESIDNLDEIEKDINFLNSLKIDFQTKERIDKFLNGLNKEQQKEFREILNQIEKNAKR; this is translated from the coding sequence ATGAAACCAGAAACTAAATATAAGGGAGCGGTTAAGCTAGCTGCAATTGGGGATGCACTTGGTTGGATAACAGAGTTTGAGAAAAGCTCTGATTCATTGAAGTTAAAATATGGAACTGATTATGTTTCCAATTTCTACGGATGGAAAAAGGAAGTTGGTGGGAGATTCAATGGATACATAGATAATTTGACAAAAGGTTCGTATTCAGACGACACCCAACTTTTGCTTTCTGTTGCAAGGTCAATTAAAGTTGACGGCACTATTGACCGTGAATATTTTTCTAAAATAGAATTACCAAATTGGCTTTTGTATGCACGTGGAGCAGGTCGAACTATCAAAAATGCAGCGAGAAAGATTGAACGAAAATCAGCAAAATGGAATAGTAATTTTTTTAGTTACAAGGCAGGTAATACAACGATAGATTATAGAGAAAGCGGAGCAAATGGTGCAGCAATGCGAATTCTTCCTATAGCTCTAGCTAACTTTGGAGAAATTGATAAAATCAAAGAAGAAATTTTTGCAAACAGTATTGTAACACACGGACACCCAAGAGCAATTATTGGGGCTATGCTTTACGGTTATGCAGTTGATACAATTCTAAAATTTCGACCTGAACATTTTACATACGAAGCATTTTTAACAGAACTTGGAAAAGACATTCATCTTAAGCTTTCAATTCCATTTATTCAAAAAGCCAATTTTAGCATTTGGGAAAAAGAATGGAATAGTAAAGCCAAAATACCATTCAAAGAGCAATATCAAACGATTCTCGATGAAACCCAACAGTATTTGCGAGATGTATATAAGAGTCTGACTAATAAAATCGAAGACGAAAAGGCACTTAGAACTTTAGGCTGTTACCATTCAGATACAAAAGGTTCGGGAACGTCAACTGTAATTGCAGGTATTTTTCTTTGTTGTAAATATCATAAAGAACCAATAAAGGGAATAGAACAAGCTGTTAACTCAATTGGAACTGATACTGATAGCATTGCAGCCTTCACAGGTGGATTAATTGGCTCACTACACGGCACATCCATTATTCCTGATAGGTTTAAATCAATTCAAGATTCAGATTATCTTGAAAATATAGCTGTAAGGTTATTAGAGATTTCAGAGAGCAGGGCAACAGAAATAAAAACTGAAAGACATTCAGAGTTAAAGTCAATAAATCCTATTAACAAAGACAATTTTGAATTAGGTGAATATGTATTTTTCTTACCTCTTGGCAAAGGCAAGGTCGTTCATATTGATAGGCAGGATACTTTAACTAAAGGGAAGTATAATCTAATAATTGATGTTGAATTTGACTTGGGACAAAGTTGTCGATTCGCCCAAATATTGAATAAAACAGAAAAGGAAATTTCTAAATCTGAATCCATTGACAACCTTGACGAGATTGAAAAGGATATAAACTTTTTAAATTCTCTAAAAATAGACTTCCAAACAAAAGAACGAATTGACAAATTTTTGAATGGATTAAACAAAGAGCAACAAAAGGAATTCAGAGAAATCTTAAACCAAATTGAGAAGAATGCCAAACGCTAG
- a CDS encoding DarT ssDNA thymidine ADP-ribosyltransferase family protein, protein MELKKDYIEFQSEISRRGIEYLIHFTPTINLYSILEQEKLMSRRVLENLDIEQFDILDYVQFTDSVRYDDKSFINLSISGPNTFLFSKFQERTKDDITINWCVLKIDPKHIYEKETKFAVTNAASNAAKSIGVTGDIEKFKMLFANNINIPFGVRGRLNSKFPTNVQAEVLVKDEIPIESIIQVCFDSQESLASAKAALSEFNTSNFVVDKEIFSPNRAI, encoded by the coding sequence ATGGAATTAAAAAAAGATTACATAGAATTTCAAAGCGAAATATCAAGGCGGGGAATTGAGTATTTAATACACTTTACGCCAACTATTAACCTGTACAGCATTTTAGAGCAGGAAAAACTAATGTCAAGAAGAGTTCTTGAAAATTTAGATATTGAACAATTCGATATATTGGACTATGTACAATTTACTGATAGTGTCAGATATGATGATAAAAGCTTTATAAATTTATCTATTTCAGGCCCAAACACTTTTCTGTTTTCTAAATTCCAAGAGAGAACAAAAGATGACATAACAATAAATTGGTGTGTCTTGAAAATTGACCCAAAACACATCTATGAAAAGGAGACAAAGTTTGCGGTAACTAATGCGGCATCAAATGCTGCAAAGTCAATTGGAGTAACGGGGGACATTGAAAAATTTAAAATGCTTTTTGCTAACAACATAAACATTCCCTTTGGTGTCCGTGGCAGGTTAAATTCAAAGTTCCCAACGAATGTTCAAGCCGAAGTGCTAGTAAAGGATGAAATACCAATTGAAAGTATTATTCAAGTGTGTTTTGATTCTCAGGAAAGTTTAGCATCTGCAAAAGCTGCATTGTCAGAGTTTAATACAAGTAATTTCGTTGTTGATAAAGAAATTTTTTCGCCAAATCGAGCAATATGA